In Candidatus Electrothrix scaldis, the genomic window GAAGAGTACGGCATGGCTGCTGACAATGGGGAGCAGCGTTGTGGTGTATGGTCTTGCTTTGGCCCTGTACTCGGTTGCGCTTCGATACTTTCCAGTCAGTTTGGCAAGTCCAGTGAATACCATTGCCTGCATGTTGCTGGTGATCTTAGGCGGTACGTTTTTTTGGAATGAACCCTTTGGCATACGTCAGGC contains:
- a CDS encoding EamA family transporter; this translates as MSPLKKYLILFAPVIFSTVAQLLLKQAALKEWKSTAWLLTMGSSVVVYGLALALYSVALRYFPVSLASPVNTIACMLLVILGGTFFWNEPFGIRQALGTLLGVLSMLLILS